The following are encoded in a window of Nitrospirota bacterium genomic DNA:
- a CDS encoding tetratricopeptide repeat protein, with protein sequence MVVRFSVHHWPDVVRWIVGVLLMVLSGCAGLAHQFPASSPSVASGADPALDAQAKLLESAYRAYVQERYPLAAMRFQRFVDSNPSSPRLSEARWWLARSHEARGDLPAALSVYRTVVGAAPPSVPLTGTYAFHALNRLDTFRRSFGSTSLLERRQVALWLPDLGWFTTPDAGLWIAQLADAGVTSLILEAGVASLMGVSGQTTKAPVVADRFKTIVPIAHAKGMAVLASLDLHEPGWMAVSPEWRTVITNDMGQQAGSVDILQPDYQRAVGDVAQDLLRTDIDGLVVGARRARGFAEEWSPMSRRMFEGMVGSSLDSRDQPVSPDAWRWAGWKTRTYLGFLAQLTRQLRQTRPGFVTAVAVHEEAVFSPAEALTDYGEDLLEAKQRGLDIIVQPEPVSPERSNEPGAGMERVRQRLALTSGGERQLWMGMALGASDPASLVAAVQASIAATVGQAGPHLLLMNGPAIP encoded by the coding sequence ATGGTTGTGCGATTTTCGGTCCATCATTGGCCGGATGTTGTGAGATGGATTGTGGGCGTTCTGCTCATGGTTCTTTCCGGGTGCGCCGGTCTGGCGCACCAGTTTCCCGCTTCATCGCCGTCTGTTGCGTCCGGTGCCGATCCGGCATTGGACGCTCAGGCCAAGCTTCTTGAGTCCGCCTATCGGGCCTATGTGCAAGAGCGGTATCCGCTGGCCGCTATGCGCTTCCAACGATTCGTCGACTCCAATCCCAGCTCTCCCAGGTTGAGTGAAGCGCGCTGGTGGCTCGCACGTTCCCATGAAGCGCGGGGGGATCTCCCGGCTGCGCTGTCGGTCTATCGCACGGTGGTTGGGGCGGCGCCGCCATCTGTTCCGCTCACCGGCACCTATGCCTTTCATGCGCTCAATCGTCTCGACACCTTTCGCCGGAGTTTCGGCTCGACCTCTTTATTGGAACGGCGGCAGGTTGCGCTTTGGTTGCCGGACCTGGGCTGGTTCACGACGCCCGATGCCGGGCTCTGGATTGCGCAGCTGGCCGACGCCGGTGTGACATCGTTGATTCTCGAAGCAGGGGTGGCAAGTTTGATGGGGGTATCTGGTCAAACGACTAAGGCTCCGGTTGTCGCGGATCGGTTCAAGACGATCGTGCCGATCGCCCATGCCAAGGGGATGGCGGTCTTGGCGTCGCTCGATCTCCATGAGCCTGGATGGATGGCGGTGAGTCCTGAGTGGCGTACGGTCATAACCAACGACATGGGCCAGCAGGCCGGTTCTGTCGATATCCTCCAGCCCGATTATCAGCGTGCCGTCGGGGACGTGGCGCAGGACTTGTTGCGCACCGACATCGATGGGCTGGTGGTGGGGGCGAGGAGGGCCCGGGGGTTCGCCGAAGAATGGAGCCCGATGTCGCGACGGATGTTCGAAGGGATGGTTGGCTCTTCTCTTGATAGCCGTGACCAACCGGTCTCGCCGGACGCCTGGCGCTGGGCCGGGTGGAAGACGAGGACCTATCTCGGGTTTCTTGCGCAACTGACCAGGCAGTTGCGTCAGACGAGACCGGGGTTTGTGACGGCGGTGGCTGTGCATGAGGAGGCGGTGTTCTCTCCGGCAGAGGCATTGACGGACTATGGAGAAGATCTGCTCGAGGCCAAGCAACGAGGGTTAGATATCATCGTCCAGCCGGAGCCGGTTTCGCCTGAGCGATCGAATGAGCCAGGGGCCGGGATGGAGCGGGTGCGACAACGATTGGCGCTGACGTCTGGAGGTGAACGGCAACTCTGGATGGGTATGGCCCTGGGTGCTTCGGACCCGGCCTCGTTGGTCGCAGCGGTGCAAGCCTCCATTGCGGCAACCGTTGGGCAGGCTGGACCTCATCTGCTACTGATGAATGGACCGGCGATTCCTTGA
- a CDS encoding DUF433 domain-containing protein yields MRYERISIDPHTCSGKPCIRGTRIMVMNILGLIAAGYTHEQILHTYPELAREDIVAALDYVSQVIDEDKVIPRA; encoded by the coding sequence ATGCGCTACGAACGAATCAGCATCGATCCGCATACCTGTAGCGGCAAGCCCTGTATCCGAGGGACTCGGATCATGGTCATGAACATCCTCGGGCTCATCGCCGCTGGCTATACACACGAACAGATTCTTCACACCTACCCGGAGCTGGCGCGCGAGGATATTGTAGCCGCTCTGGACTACGTCAGCCAGGTCATCGACGAAGACAAAGTGATTCCCCGTGCCTGA
- a CDS encoding helix-hairpin-helix domain-containing protein yields the protein MMQSFLIKLGMFAATMAVVFWIGWTLPTSFDRDHDLAAKSFEGTSSADTLNHGPVAAVSLAPATLTPDPPGMIPAPKRSQKGLLDLNRATKQDFDGLPGIGPKLAERIMAHRQSVGAFHSLDELRAVKGIGKKKFERIRPLVTVTPEASSLDRGKKAT from the coding sequence ATGATGCAATCCTTTCTTATCAAGCTCGGGATGTTCGCCGCGACGATGGCCGTCGTGTTCTGGATCGGCTGGACCCTGCCGACCTCATTCGATCGGGACCATGATCTTGCCGCGAAATCGTTCGAAGGGACGTCGTCTGCCGATACGCTCAACCATGGGCCAGTTGCTGCGGTGAGTCTAGCCCCTGCGACCTTGACCCCAGATCCTCCTGGCATGATTCCCGCGCCGAAACGGTCTCAAAAGGGACTCCTCGATCTGAACCGTGCGACGAAACAGGATTTTGATGGGTTACCTGGGATCGGGCCCAAGTTGGCTGAGCGGATCATGGCGCATCGGCAATCGGTGGGAGCCTTTCACTCGCTCGACGAATTGCGTGCCGTCAAAGGAATTGGAAAAAAGAAGTTTGAGCGGATTCGTCCGTTGGTCACGGTGACGCCCGAGGCCTCATCTCTGGACAGAGGGAAGAAAGCGACATGA
- the gcvH gene encoding glycine cleavage system protein GcvH gives MIPKDLRYHQEHEWVRVSGTQATVGISHFAQDALGDIVFIDMPKVGAVVKAGQQIGEVESTKTTSTIYIPVSGTIAKINADLKDHPEAVNSDPYGKGWMVVIDLSNAGEVEGLMTAAQYEAFLSTQKH, from the coding sequence ATGATTCCGAAAGACCTCCGGTACCACCAAGAACATGAATGGGTGCGCGTGAGCGGCACGCAGGCCACGGTCGGCATCAGTCATTTTGCCCAGGATGCGTTGGGCGACATCGTGTTCATCGATATGCCGAAGGTCGGCGCCGTCGTGAAGGCGGGTCAGCAGATCGGCGAGGTGGAATCGACCAAGACGACTTCCACGATCTACATACCTGTGAGCGGCACGATTGCCAAGATCAATGCCGACTTGAAGGATCACCCGGAAGCCGTGAACTCCGATCCCTATGGCAAGGGTTGGATGGTGGTGATCGATCTCTCCAATGCGGGCGAAGTTGAGGGACTGATGACGGCAGCCCAGTACGAGGCCTTTCTCTCTACGCAAAAACATTGA
- a CDS encoding DUF5615 family PIN-like protein, whose amino-acid sequence MPEALIILLDQNIPRAIAYWLRARRAQWTIYHTSDVELSGRSDEDIFAWAQQRQAMILTFDEDFADQRSFPIGSHAGIIRLRVWPTSIEETQHALDRLLETVSDTELARALVIIDRETIRIRRGQ is encoded by the coding sequence GTGCCTGAGGCCCTCATCATTCTGCTGGATCAAAACATCCCCCGCGCAATTGCCTACTGGCTTCGCGCTCGACGTGCACAGTGGACCATCTACCATACCTCAGACGTCGAACTCTCCGGACGCTCCGACGAGGACATATTCGCCTGGGCACAGCAGCGGCAGGCCATGATTCTGACATTCGATGAGGATTTCGCAGACCAACGGTCATTCCCAATTGGTTCCCACGCAGGCATCATCCGGTTACGGGTATGGCCGACGAGTATCGAAGAAACCCAACATGCGCTCGACCGCCTTCTCGAGACAGTTTCCGATACGGAGTTAGCACGGGCACTCGTCATCATCGATCGTGAAACGATTAGAATTCGGCGCGGCCAATAA
- a CDS encoding RHS repeat-associated core domain-containing protein, producing MTTATYSWNARNKLTGILATGFAASFTYDSFGRRTGKTIQGVTTNFVYDGLNPVQEKAGATVTANLLTGLGIDEFFVRTDGVGSRALLPDALGSTVALGDSTGSLQTQYTYEPFGHATQTGLASTSSYKYTGREDDETGLDYYRARYYHPRLQRFISEDPIGFAGGDFNLYGYVRNNPTRRVDSTGLRPGAPFNCENDALKDAFDYACTSGTDVEHGGYIYVMPNGAYSYTFASGPPNSDVPGTLGHVNPPTPPHSTRGKPTSVFHSHRSSGRFDKDRSDIDQGIRNYLFLPECKGIVRWDFALETEMPVSFR from the coding sequence TTGACCACCGCGACCTATAGCTGGAATGCCCGGAATAAACTGACTGGCATTTTAGCGACCGGCTTCGCCGCCTCCTTTACCTACGATTCTTTCGGCCGACGCACCGGCAAAACTATCCAGGGAGTCACGACGAATTTTGTCTACGATGGGCTCAATCCGGTACAGGAAAAGGCGGGAGCGACGGTCACGGCCAATCTGCTGACCGGCCTCGGCATCGATGAGTTTTTTGTCCGAACTGATGGGGTTGGGAGTCGAGCGCTTCTCCCCGACGCCCTAGGCTCAACCGTTGCATTGGGAGACAGCACGGGAAGCTTGCAGACCCAGTACACCTATGAGCCCTTCGGCCATGCGACCCAGACCGGCCTCGCGAGTACGAGCAGCTACAAATACACGGGACGAGAAGATGATGAGACGGGGTTGGACTACTATCGGGCACGGTACTATCATCCGAGGCTGCAGCGGTTTATCAGCGAAGACCCGATTGGGTTTGCGGGAGGAGACTTCAATCTTTACGGATATGTGCGAAACAACCCAACACGACGGGTTGACTCTACAGGTCTTAGACCAGGTGCCCCATTCAATTGTGAGAATGACGCCTTGAAAGATGCCTTCGATTATGCATGTACGTCTGGGACCGATGTAGAACATGGTGGGTATATATACGTCATGCCCAACGGAGCGTACTCGTATACGTTCGCCAGTGGACCACCGAACTCTGACGTGCCTGGTACATTGGGGCACGTGAATCCTCCCACTCCGCCACATAGTACGAGAGGAAAACCAACGTCCGTGTTCCACTCGCATCGTTCGAGTGGAAGGTTCGATAAAGACCGTAGCGATATAGATCAGGGGATACGAAACTATTTATTCCTACCGGAATGCAAGGGGATAGTACGGTGGGATTTTGCTCTTGAAACAGAGATGCCTGTCAGCTTCAGGTAA
- the lpdA gene encoding dihydrolipoyl dehydrogenase — MSKHIVIIGAGPGGYVAAIRAAQLGARVTVIESHALGGVCLNWGCIPSKALLSVVELGDKVKKSADMGLLVQGPVSYDLAKMVVRKNKVVATLVKGIATLFKAWNIEQVQGTGSIRDGQTVTVTAADGATRDIQADAIVIATGSSWPNLPQFPIDGQQLLTSQHLLDLECIPASLLIVGAGVEGCEFAALYSGLGTAVTIVELMPRVLSLEDEDISSTMERELKKRGVTVETGTTVEKLERSPLTVTAHLKDGSQVVAEKLLVSVGRGFNSKGIGLEQVGVQVGRRGEILVNDRMETTVPGIYAIGDVVGKVMLAHVASAQGKVAVENIMGHETTVRYDVIPAGIFTLPEIGRVGITEQQARERAQAAGQNPDEAVKIGRFRYAGLGKAQATGDTTGLFKLIVEASSGKILGVHILGAHAADLVHEAALAMQVGATVTQMAEMIHAHPTLSEGLMEAAEDVEGKAIHQARKRMPS; from the coding sequence ATGTCTAAGCACATCGTCATTATCGGTGCCGGACCTGGCGGGTATGTCGCGGCGATTCGCGCAGCCCAGCTGGGCGCCCGCGTCACGGTCATCGAATCCCACGCGCTCGGCGGCGTCTGCTTGAATTGGGGCTGCATTCCCAGCAAGGCCCTCCTCTCGGTCGTCGAGCTCGGCGACAAAGTCAAAAAATCAGCAGACATGGGCCTGCTCGTTCAAGGTCCGGTCTCGTACGATCTTGCGAAGATGGTCGTCCGAAAGAATAAGGTGGTGGCGACGCTCGTGAAGGGCATTGCCACCCTCTTCAAGGCCTGGAATATCGAGCAGGTGCAGGGGACCGGTTCAATCCGCGACGGGCAGACAGTTACAGTGACTGCAGCCGATGGCGCGACGCGGGACATCCAGGCTGATGCGATTGTGATTGCCACCGGATCATCCTGGCCGAATCTGCCGCAGTTCCCCATCGATGGACAGCAGTTGCTCACGAGCCAACATCTCCTGGATCTTGAGTGTATTCCTGCGAGTTTGCTGATCGTCGGGGCTGGTGTCGAAGGCTGTGAGTTTGCGGCACTCTATAGCGGCCTTGGAACTGCGGTCACGATCGTGGAATTGATGCCACGGGTCTTATCTCTGGAAGATGAGGATATCTCCTCGACGATGGAGCGAGAGTTGAAGAAGCGCGGGGTCACGGTCGAGACCGGAACCACGGTAGAGAAATTGGAACGGTCACCGTTGACTGTCACCGCCCATTTGAAAGACGGCTCGCAGGTTGTGGCGGAGAAGTTGTTGGTATCAGTGGGGCGAGGATTCAATAGCAAAGGCATTGGACTGGAGCAGGTCGGAGTGCAGGTGGGACGGCGGGGAGAGATCCTCGTGAACGACCGGATGGAAACGACGGTGCCTGGGATCTATGCGATTGGTGACGTGGTCGGCAAAGTGATGTTGGCGCACGTCGCGTCGGCTCAAGGGAAAGTCGCAGTCGAAAATATCATGGGGCATGAGACAACGGTTCGCTATGACGTGATTCCTGCCGGAATTTTTACCCTGCCGGAGATCGGTCGCGTAGGTATCACGGAGCAGCAGGCTCGCGAACGAGCCCAGGCTGCTGGACAGAATCCTGACGAGGCGGTGAAGATCGGTCGATTTCGCTACGCCGGGTTGGGGAAGGCGCAAGCGACAGGGGATACGACTGGCCTGTTCAAGCTCATTGTCGAGGCGTCGAGCGGCAAGATTCTCGGCGTGCATATCCTTGGGGCCCATGCCGCCGACCTGGTGCATGAAGCGGCCTTGGCGATGCAAGTTGGTGCGACGGTGACGCAGATGGCCGAGATGATCCATGCCCATCCCACGTTATCCGAGGGCTTGATGGAAGCAGCTGAAGATGTCGAAGGGAAGGCGATTCATCAGGCGCGAAAGCGGATGCCGTCATGA
- the tyrS gene encoding tyrosine--tRNA ligase: MSELSRQLDLILRGVVEVIQRAELESKLTRSLKENRPLRVKAGFDPTAPDLHLGHTVLIHKLKHFQELGHHVIFLIGDFTGMIGDPTGQSDTRVALSKEKVLENAKTYERQIFKILDPAKTLVEFNSRWMGTMTAEGLIHLSAHSSVARMLERDDFHKRYHEQKPISIHEFMYPLVQGYDSVALKSDIELGGTDQKFNLLMGRELQRDYGQEPQVVITMPLLEGTDGIKKMSKSQGNYIALEDAPNDMFGKLMSVSDALMLRYYELLTTEDLAGVKAAHPMEAKQALAAMIVARYHGTEAGQQARLAFQQKFSEREFPAEPDVRLTLTLDDLREGQTIGLVDLVAKTGLVPSKSEARRLIIQGGLEVDEAKQSDANAVLSIVTGKTYRLKVGRRKFALVELKG; this comes from the coding sequence ATGAGTGAACTCTCCCGTCAACTCGATCTGATCCTCCGCGGAGTGGTGGAGGTCATTCAACGGGCCGAACTTGAATCGAAGCTGACACGTTCCTTGAAAGAGAACCGTCCGCTCCGTGTGAAAGCCGGCTTCGATCCGACCGCGCCGGACCTGCACTTGGGCCATACGGTCTTGATCCACAAGCTCAAACATTTTCAGGAGCTGGGGCATCACGTGATCTTCTTGATCGGCGACTTCACCGGGATGATCGGCGATCCGACCGGCCAATCCGATACAAGGGTCGCGTTGTCGAAAGAGAAAGTCTTGGAGAATGCGAAGACCTACGAGCGGCAGATCTTCAAGATTCTCGACCCGGCCAAGACGCTGGTGGAATTTAACAGCCGGTGGATGGGTACGATGACCGCGGAAGGGTTGATCCACCTGAGTGCGCATAGCAGCGTGGCGCGGATGCTGGAGCGGGACGATTTTCACAAGCGCTATCACGAGCAGAAGCCGATCAGTATCCATGAGTTCATGTATCCCCTCGTGCAGGGCTACGATTCCGTGGCGCTCAAGTCCGATATCGAGTTGGGCGGTACCGATCAGAAATTCAATCTGCTGATGGGGCGAGAATTGCAGCGAGATTATGGGCAGGAACCGCAAGTGGTCATCACGATGCCGCTGCTCGAAGGCACGGACGGCATCAAGAAAATGAGTAAGAGCCAGGGGAACTACATTGCGTTGGAAGATGCACCGAACGACATGTTCGGCAAGCTCATGTCTGTCAGCGATGCATTGATGCTTCGGTACTACGAGCTACTCACCACGGAAGACTTGGCCGGCGTGAAGGCCGCGCATCCGATGGAGGCGAAGCAGGCACTCGCAGCGATGATCGTGGCCCGGTATCACGGAACAGAGGCTGGCCAACAAGCAAGGTTGGCCTTTCAACAGAAATTTTCAGAGCGAGAGTTTCCCGCAGAGCCTGACGTGCGCTTGACCCTGACCCTGGACGATTTGCGCGAGGGCCAGACCATCGGCCTGGTCGATCTGGTCGCCAAGACAGGGTTGGTTCCGAGTAAAAGCGAAGCCAGGCGGCTGATCATCCAGGGCGGGTTAGAGGTCGATGAAGCGAAGCAGAGCGATGCGAATGCCGTCTTGTCGATCGTGACGGGGAAAACATATCGACTGAAGGTTGGTCGTCGAAAGTTTGCATTGGTTGAATTGAAGGGGTAA
- the ndk gene encoding nucleoside-diphosphate kinase has product MSERTLAIIKPDAVKKHAIGDIVASYEKAGLTPVAIRMMQFSKATAEGFYAVHKARPFFDSLCTFMASGPVVVLVLQGDNAIKKNRDLMGATDPAKAEAGTIRKAHGANIEFNAVHGSDSPETAKFEVSYFFPQTDIVG; this is encoded by the coding sequence ATGAGTGAACGAACATTAGCGATTATCAAGCCTGATGCGGTCAAGAAGCATGCGATTGGCGACATTGTTGCCAGCTATGAAAAGGCCGGTCTGACGCCAGTGGCTATCCGCATGATGCAGTTTTCCAAAGCAACTGCCGAGGGGTTTTATGCCGTGCATAAGGCCCGCCCGTTTTTCGACAGCCTCTGCACGTTCATGGCGTCGGGCCCGGTCGTGGTGCTGGTCCTGCAAGGTGACAATGCGATCAAGAAGAACCGTGACTTGATGGGTGCGACCGATCCAGCCAAGGCCGAGGCCGGCACGATCCGCAAGGCGCATGGCGCGAACATTGAATTCAATGCGGTGCATGGATCCGATTCGCCGGAAACCGCCAAGTTTGAGGTGTCGTATTTCTTCCCCCAAACCGACATTGTCGGCTAG